From a single Entelurus aequoreus isolate RoL-2023_Sb linkage group LG12, RoL_Eaeq_v1.1, whole genome shotgun sequence genomic region:
- the epyc gene encoding epiphycan: protein MKTLVRLVLGLVVLKAVLAGPRFSRQADLDTYDGGNYDVDDLNSENQEYDYEDGPTIDDPEIEIGTLAPPDYNYPVPEASLEEQVDQEEEEEEEELPLKPQLIPQGSGGSGVLMGPETQKEVELRLMPIDILHVSGDFGGSVGSGASGASGVSGSGGSGDPLVSGASGGSGDIVFISGASEEIISGSGESGEFLVSGDVDYFISGDFSGSGGVSGSGDLLISGDVSGSGDLLISGDLSGSGDLLISGDLMGSGDLLISGMGSATSGASGDFGSGGSGIVIELGSGGSGIATGGSGDQSGSGFSGDLLTSGASGGSGVSGDTDESEVPGITLLPGEEELPLLPTTSPQEASGTSGDFSGVSGTSGDLGVSGDIEVSGASGTSGVSGSGDTEQPDITLIPDTKEEGLLPTQETPQEGSGGVEETLGSGLPEPDEPEEPDVDRTGMPTCLLCTCLGGSVYCDDLKLDSVPPLPKDTTHFYARYNRITKINKSDFASMNKLKRIDLTANEISSVDSRAFMGLPELEELVIRENHISQLPALSETMTLIDASHNNIDSKGITKEAFKDMTGLLYLYLTDNKIDYIPVPLPHSLRSLHLQRNNIQSMHDDTFCNLHDFSYIRNALEDIRLDGNPINLSRTPQAYVCLPRIPIGDLI, encoded by the exons ATGAAGACGTTAGTGCGACTCGTGCTCGGACTCGTCGTCCTCAAAGCAGTGCTGGCTGGACCCCGGTTTTCCCGACAAGCGGACTTGGACACGTACGACGGCGGCAACTACGATGTGGACGATTTGAATTCGGAAAACCAGGAGTATGACTATGAAGACGGGCCGACCATCGACGACCCAGAG ATAGAGATTGGCACACTGGCCCCGCCAGACTACAACTACCCAGTACCAGAGGCCTCCTTGGAGGAGCAGGTGGaccaagaagaagaggaggaagaggaagagctgCCCCTGAAACCTCAGCTTATCCCTCAGGGCTCAGGCGGGTCCGGAGTTCTCATGGGCCCAGAAACACAGAAAG AGGTGGAGCTGCGTCTGATGCCCATTGACATCCTTCATGTCTCCGGGGATTTTGGGGGCTCGGTGGGGTCTGGTGCCTCGGGAGCCTCTGGGGTTTCCGGGTCAGGAGGCTCAGGGGACCCGCTGGTCTCAGGCGCCTCCGGGGGTTCCGGGGATATTGTCTTCATCTCTGGGGCTTCTGAGGAGATAATCAGCGGCTCTGGAGAATCAGGGGAGTTCTTGGTATCCGGGGATGTGGATTACTTTATATCAGGGGATTTCTCTGGATCTGGGGGGGTCTCCGGATCAGGGGACCTCCTGATTTCTGGAGATGTCTCCGGATCAGGGGATCTCCTAATATCTGGGGATCTTTCTGGGTCTGGGGATCTCTTGATATCAGGAGATCTCATGGGATCAGGAGATCTCTTGATATCTGGGATGGGATCTGCAACTTCTGGAGCCTCCGGAGACTTTGGCTCTGGAGGATCTGGAATTGTAATAGAATTGGGGTCCGGAGGGTCCGGTATTGCCACTGGAGGGTCTGGGGACCAGTCTGGTTCTGGGTTCTCGGGAGATCTTCTGACCTCAGGTGCCTCGGGAGGCTCTGGGGTTTCTGGGGACACGGATGAGTCCGAGGTCCCAGGGATAACATTATTACCTGGAG AGGAGGAGCTGCCTCTCCTTCCTACAACTAGTCCACAAGAAGCATCAGGTACTTCTGGGGATTTCTCAGGAGTTTCAGGAACCTCAGGGGATCTGGGAGTCTCTGGAGACATAGAGGTCTCTGGAGCCTCTGGAACTTCTGGTGTCTCTGGCTCCGGAGACACGGAGCAGCCTGATATAACTCTGATCCCTGACACTAAAG AGGAGGGGCTGCTTCCCACACAAGAGACCCCTCAGGAGGGTAGTGGTGGTGTTGAGGAGACACTGGGCTCTGGCCTTCCAGAGCCAGATGAACCTGAAGAGCCTGATGTTGACAGGACAG GCATGCCCACATGCTTGCTATGCACGTGCCTTGGTGGTTCAGTCTACTGCGATGACTTAAAGCTGGACAGCGTCCCCCCTCTGCCCAAGGACACCACTCACTTCTACGCCCGCTACAACAGGATTACCAAGATCAACAAGTCGGACTTTGCCTCCATGA ACAAGCTTAAGAGGATCGACCTGACCGCCAACGAGATCTCGTCCGTCGACAGCAGGGCATTTATGGGTCTGCCCGAGCTGGAGGAGCTGGTGATTCGGGAAAACCACATCTCGCAGCTGCCCGCCCTGTCGGAGACCATGACCTTGATTGACGCCAGCCACAACAACATTGACTCCAAGGGGATTACCAAAGAGGCCTTTAAG GACATGACCGGACTGCTGTACCTGTACCTGACTGACAACAAGATCGATTACATCCCTGTTCCTCTGCCACACAGTCTGAGATCTCTACATCTACAG CGTAACAACATACAGTCGATGCACGACGACACGTTCTGCAACCTGCACGACTTCAGCTACATCCGGAACGCCCTGGAGGACATCCGCCTGGACGGCAACCCCATTAACCTGAGCCGAACCCCGCAGGCGTACGTCTGCCTGCCCCGCATCCCCATCGGGGACCTCATTTAA
- the si:dkeyp-38g8.5 gene encoding uncharacterized protein si:dkeyp-38g8.5 isoform X2 codes for MAIIRHMGLQDRMNHRQASKKWENLRKKYKVLKDQDHRDKWPPFNLMDDAMEGRLEGSAPILVISPQDKGYYSSVPKAKKRRLTTETVSPVKVQTEGVEIEVTLNGDGHDGDSSMEEDGMGGSTEFNGNHQDEDVGRRYMAQEQLALQRDRALLERETAVLERDRVLLERERLLIERETVVLARENEMLAWDKKRRKAALGETTPASSCGTTKDDGSQDRRERFLQLFEKLIDSI; via the exons GGCCATAATCAGACACATGGGCTTGCAAGATAGGATGAACCACCGGCAAGCCTCCAAAAAATGGGAAAACCTGCGGAAAAAATACAAG GTGCTCAAAGACCAGGACCATCGTGACAAATGGCCTCCCTTTAACCTGATGGATGACGCCATGGAGGGCAGACTGGAAGGCAGTGCCCCCATTCTGGTAATCTCCCCTCAGGATAAAGGCTATTACTCATCTGTCCCCAAAGCCAAGAAGAGAAGGTTAACCACCGAGACGGTCTCTCCAGTTAAAGTGCAGACCGAAGGTGTAGAAATCGAGGTTACACTGAATGGAGACGGCCACGATGGCGACTCCTCGATGGAGGAGGATGGCATGGGAGGTAGCACGGAGTTCAACGGCAACCATCAAGATGAGGACGTGGGAAGGCGGTACATGGCGCAGGAGCAACTGGCCCTGCAGCGAGACAGAGCCCTGCTGGAGCGCGAGACCGCCGTCCTGGAGCGGGACCGAGTCCTGCTGGAGCGTGAGAGGCTGCTGATCGAGAGGGAAACAGTAGTGCTGGCGCGGGAGAACGAGATGTTGGCGTGGGACAAGAAGCGGCGGAAGGCGGCGCTGGGGGAAACAACCCCGGCGTCCTCGTGTGGGACGACAAAGGACGACGGCTCTCAGGACCGCAGGGAGCGCTTCCTGCAGTTGTTCGAAAAACTCATTGACAGCATTTGA
- the si:dkeyp-38g8.5 gene encoding uncharacterized protein si:dkeyp-38g8.5 isoform X1, which produces METQDHAYTNTTYDKVNRVELIYKLSPQETEDFVKLRVSNNYLFSGKKNTSMWAWRAIIRHMGLQDRMNHRQASKKWENLRKKYKVLKDQDHRDKWPPFNLMDDAMEGRLEGSAPILVISPQDKGYYSSVPKAKKRRLTTETVSPVKVQTEGVEIEVTLNGDGHDGDSSMEEDGMGGSTEFNGNHQDEDVGRRYMAQEQLALQRDRALLERETAVLERDRVLLERERLLIERETVVLARENEMLAWDKKRRKAALGETTPASSCGTTKDDGSQDRRERFLQLFEKLIDSI; this is translated from the exons TGAGTCCACAGGAAACTGAAGACTTTGTAAAGCTGAGGGTGTCAAATAATTATCTCTTCTCCGGGAAGAAAAATACATCCATGTGGGCATGGAG GGCCATAATCAGACACATGGGCTTGCAAGATAGGATGAACCACCGGCAAGCCTCCAAAAAATGGGAAAACCTGCGGAAAAAATACAAG GTGCTCAAAGACCAGGACCATCGTGACAAATGGCCTCCCTTTAACCTGATGGATGACGCCATGGAGGGCAGACTGGAAGGCAGTGCCCCCATTCTGGTAATCTCCCCTCAGGATAAAGGCTATTACTCATCTGTCCCCAAAGCCAAGAAGAGAAGGTTAACCACCGAGACGGTCTCTCCAGTTAAAGTGCAGACCGAAGGTGTAGAAATCGAGGTTACACTGAATGGAGACGGCCACGATGGCGACTCCTCGATGGAGGAGGATGGCATGGGAGGTAGCACGGAGTTCAACGGCAACCATCAAGATGAGGACGTGGGAAGGCGGTACATGGCGCAGGAGCAACTGGCCCTGCAGCGAGACAGAGCCCTGCTGGAGCGCGAGACCGCCGTCCTGGAGCGGGACCGAGTCCTGCTGGAGCGTGAGAGGCTGCTGATCGAGAGGGAAACAGTAGTGCTGGCGCGGGAGAACGAGATGTTGGCGTGGGACAAGAAGCGGCGGAAGGCGGCGCTGGGGGAAACAACCCCGGCGTCCTCGTGTGGGACGACAAAGGACGACGGCTCTCAGGACCGCAGGGAGCGCTTCCTGCAGTTGTTCGAAAAACTCATTGACAGCATTTGA
- the kera gene encoding keratocan, with the protein MFSNMVPLLCIVFLLVLSVLSQDMPYDQLMAQIQACPQECRCPPNFPQAVYCDNKGLKSIPQIPPFTWYLYLQNNQIQVISANALRNATQLRWVNLSRNKIGSEGVEKGTLDAMSRLEHLYMDDNLLSWVPFPLPASLEHLSLSRNRISKIPDGVFLGLDKLTLLDLQGNKLMDDAVTEVSLKGLSNLVQINLAKNQLSNMPLGLPPTTTQLFLDGNNIDKIPADYFKGLPKVAFLRLNHNKLGSSGVSQNAFNISSLLDLQLSHNLLTEVPLISSGLEQLYLDHNNIKSVSGANVCPIGIDTMDADDIAPRLRYLRLDGNNIEPPIPRDIILCFRLLRSIVI; encoded by the exons ATGTTCAGCAACATGGTACCGCTCCTCTGCATTGTGTTCCTACTGGTCCTTTCGGTCCTTAGCCAGGACATGCCCTACGACCAATTAATGGCCCAAATCCAAGCTTGTCCCCAAGAGTGCCGCTGCCCTCCTAACTTCCCACAGGCGGTCTACTGCGACAACAAAGGCCTGAAGAGCATCCCCCAAATCCCTCCCTTCACCTGGTACCTCTACCTCCAGAATAATCAAATTCAGGTCATCTCCGCTAACGCCCTTCGCAACGCCACTCAGCTGCGTTGGGTCAACTTGAGTCGCAACAAGATTGGAAGCGAGGGAGTGGAAAAGGGTACCCTTGATGCAATGTCCCGTCTGGAGCACCTCTACATGGACGACAACCTTTTGTCCTGGGTGCCATTTCCTCTTCCAGCCAGTCTGGAGCATTTAAGTCTCTCCCGCAACCGGATCTCTAAGATCCCTGACGGAGTCTTCTTGGGTCTGGATAAGCTGACTCTATTAGACCTCCAGGGGAATAAGCTGATGGATGATGCCGTGACTGAGGTGAGCCTCAAGGGTCTTAGCAACCTGGTCCAGATCAACCTCGCCAAGAACCAGCTCAGCAACATGCCTTTGGGCCTGCCACCCACCACCACGCAGCTCTTCCTGGATGGCAACAACATTGACAAGATCCCTGCTGATTACTTTAAAGGTTTGCCCAAGGTGGCGTTCCTCCGGCTCAACCACAACAAGCTTGGCAGCAGCGGCGTTTCTCAGAATGCCTTCAACATTTCCAGCCTTTTGGACCTGCAGTTGTCCCACAACCTGCTGACGGAGGTGCCCCTGATCTCCTCGGGCCTTGAACAACTTTACCTGGACCACAACAACATCAAGA GCGTTAGCGGCGCAAACGTCTGCCCCATTGGCATTGACACCATGGACGCCGATGACATTGCTCCACGGCTGCGCTATCTACGACTGGACGGCAACAACATTGAACCGCCCATTCCCAGGGACATCATTCTGTGCTTTCGTCTTCTGAGGTCCATTGTCATCTAG